Proteins from a genomic interval of Desulfovibrio desulfuricans:
- a CDS encoding D-alanyl-D-alanine carboxypeptidase family protein — MTSTRRFCLPLRTLFAIAALLCAALLSHPGAAVSAPAIPPQSSLGVCSAILYDLDRDAILFEQNADQRIPPASLTKIMSMFLAMDQINSGLARIDNTTTISRNAARTGGSRMGLNENEQVTLDQLLTGMAVSSGNDASTAMAEYVGGSVPAFINMMNAKARDLGMRDSYFVNPHGLPAKGQYTTARDMLTLARAYLHAYPDALRFHNTHVLNYRGRVTWNKNPLLGQYPGADGLKTGWINASGYNLVFTALKGDKRLLAVIMGAPDSQIRSIEAFRLLDAGFEVCNNEAPTVLAALDTLPREKYHPDIRKNAREAYHQFAGNDRGEGAQTVHRAKATNHSKQAKATRTAKNKKKNVEKVARHRSNDNDGQAARRVANNAS; from the coding sequence ATGACCAGCACCCGTCGTTTTTGCCTGCCGCTCCGCACGCTCTTTGCTATCGCCGCCCTGCTTTGTGCAGCTCTTCTGTCACACCCAGGCGCTGCTGTTTCGGCCCCGGCCATTCCGCCGCAAAGCTCCCTTGGCGTATGCTCAGCCATTTTGTACGACCTTGACCGCGACGCCATACTGTTTGAGCAAAATGCCGACCAGCGCATTCCCCCTGCCTCGCTGACCAAGATCATGTCCATGTTTCTTGCCATGGATCAGATCAACTCCGGCCTGGCCCGCATTGACAATACCACTACGATCAGCCGCAATGCGGCCCGCACCGGCGGCTCGCGCATGGGCCTCAACGAGAACGAACAGGTTACGCTTGACCAGCTCCTTACGGGCATGGCTGTTTCTTCCGGCAACGACGCCAGCACGGCCATGGCCGAATATGTGGGCGGCTCCGTGCCCGCGTTCATCAACATGATGAACGCCAAGGCCCGCGATCTGGGCATGCGCGACAGTTACTTTGTCAATCCGCACGGTCTCCCGGCCAAGGGGCAGTACACCACCGCGCGCGACATGCTGACCCTTGCCCGCGCCTATCTGCATGCCTACCCCGATGCGCTGCGCTTCCATAACACCCATGTGCTGAACTACCGGGGCCGCGTCACCTGGAACAAAAATCCCCTTCTTGGGCAGTACCCTGGCGCGGACGGCCTTAAAACCGGCTGGATCAACGCCTCGGGCTACAATCTGGTTTTTACGGCGCTCAAGGGCGACAAACGCCTTCTGGCCGTTATCATGGGCGCGCCCGATTCGCAGATCCGCAGCATTGAAGCCTTCCGCCTGCTGGATGCCGGTTTTGAGGTATGCAACAACGAGGCCCCCACTGTGCTGGCCGCTCTGGACACCTTGCCGCGCGAAAAGTATCACCCCGACATCCGCAAAAATGCCCGCGAGGCATACCATCAGTTTGCCGGAAACGACCGGGGCGAGGGTGCCCAGACTGTACATCGCGCCAAGGCCACCAACCACAGCAAGCAGGCCAAGGCAACCAGGACGGCCAAGAACAAAAAGAAGAACGTGGAAAAAGTCGCCCGCCATCGCAGCAATGACAATGACGGGCAGGCAGCCCGCCGCGTTGCCAACAACGCCAGCTAG
- a CDS encoding YifB family Mg chelatase-like AAA ATPase produces MVVRLNSGGVEGVDAYPVELEVDFVRQGLPGFTMVGLAETAVREAKDRVFAALRACGFKLPPARITVNLAPAWRRKSGASYDLPLAVGLLAAAGIIPAEPLQGMYLAGELSLNGALRPVSGVLPLALLARQQGAAGLVVPPGNGAEAAVVRGLKVFAPEGLGRCAAFLAGAEPLEPLSEPVADMLEAPAYRQDYAEVKGQEAAKRALEVAAAGGHNVLLIGPPGSGKTMLAQRLPTILPPLDFEESLEVTKIYSVSGKLPPEAGLMRVRPFRAPHHTISDVALVGGGGYPRPGEVSLAHRGVLFLDELPEFRKTALEALRQPLEGGVAAIARAAHSVSFPAACMLVAAMNPCPCGYYGDPTHQCTCREEQRVRYQSRLSGPMLDRIDVHVEVPAVAYADFRGTGSGASSAQMRERVLKARATQRVRYGSDGPRCNAELSGVLLDQHCALDAEGHALMEAAVNRLSLSARACARVLRMARTIADLDDAASIATRHLAEAVSLRVLDRG; encoded by the coding sequence ATGGTTGTCCGTTTGAACAGCGGCGGGGTTGAGGGTGTGGATGCCTACCCCGTGGAACTGGAAGTGGACTTCGTGCGGCAGGGGCTGCCCGGCTTCACCATGGTGGGGCTGGCGGAAACAGCGGTGCGCGAGGCCAAGGACAGGGTCTTTGCCGCCTTGCGTGCCTGCGGCTTCAAGCTGCCCCCGGCGCGGATTACGGTAAACCTTGCCCCGGCTTGGCGGCGTAAGAGCGGCGCAAGTTATGACCTGCCGCTGGCCGTTGGGCTGCTGGCAGCTGCGGGCATTATACCTGCTGAACCTTTACAGGGAATGTATCTTGCGGGCGAACTTTCGCTCAACGGGGCGTTGCGCCCGGTGAGCGGCGTGCTGCCTCTGGCCCTGCTGGCGCGCCAGCAGGGAGCCGCAGGTCTGGTGGTTCCTCCCGGCAACGGCGCGGAAGCTGCGGTGGTTCGCGGGCTCAAGGTGTTTGCGCCCGAGGGGCTTGGCCGTTGCGCGGCCTTTCTGGCTGGCGCGGAGCCGCTGGAACCGCTGAGCGAACCCGTGGCCGATATGCTTGAAGCACCTGCCTACAGGCAGGATTATGCCGAAGTCAAAGGCCAGGAGGCCGCCAAACGTGCGCTGGAAGTGGCTGCGGCTGGCGGCCACAACGTGCTGCTCATCGGCCCGCCCGGCAGTGGCAAAACCATGCTGGCCCAGCGCCTGCCCACTATTCTGCCTCCGCTGGACTTTGAAGAATCCCTGGAAGTCACCAAGATTTACAGCGTGTCGGGCAAGCTGCCGCCCGAGGCCGGGCTTATGCGGGTGCGGCCCTTTCGCGCGCCGCACCACACCATATCCGATGTGGCGCTGGTGGGCGGCGGGGGCTATCCGCGCCCAGGCGAGGTGAGTCTTGCCCACCGGGGGGTGTTGTTTCTGGACGAACTGCCGGAATTTCGCAAGACAGCCCTTGAGGCCTTGCGTCAGCCTCTGGAAGGCGGCGTGGCGGCCATTGCACGCGCCGCGCACAGTGTGAGCTTTCCCGCGGCCTGCATGCTGGTGGCGGCCATGAATCCCTGCCCCTGCGGCTATTACGGTGATCCCACGCACCAGTGCACTTGCCGCGAGGAACAGCGGGTGCGCTATCAGTCACGCCTTTCCGGCCCCATGCTGGACCGCATTGACGTACATGTGGAAGTGCCTGCCGTGGCCTATGCGGATTTTCGCGGTACAGGCAGCGGCGCTTCGTCCGCCCAGATGCGCGAACGCGTGCTCAAGGCTCGGGCAACCCAGCGGGTGCGCTACGGCAGCGATGGGCCACGCTGCAATGCGGAACTTTCCGGCGTGCTGCTCGACCAGCATTGCGCGCTGGATGCCGAAGGCCATGCCTTGATGGAGGCTGCGGTCAACCGTCTTTCCCTTTCCGCGCGGGCATGCGCCAGAGTGCTGCGCATGGCCCGGACCATTGCCGATCTGGACGATGCCGCCAGCATTGCCACGCGGCATCTGGCCGAAGCCGTGTCGCTCCGAGTGCTGGACAGGGGCTAG
- the lepB gene encoding signal peptidase I — MAMLLQSQRPPKPLWREYGEALFVALILALVIRTFVVQAFKIPSESMVKTLLVGDHLLASKFSYGVKIPFTHSYIYKGSDPVKGDIIIFEYPNDPSVDYIKRIIGTPGDTIEVRNKQLFRNGEPVKESYIRFTEPDRIQPVRDNFGPITVPADKYFVMGDNRDNSMDSRFWGLVDRSAIRAKAWRIYWSWGGLGDIRWDRIGKAVQ; from the coding sequence ATGGCAATGCTTCTGCAATCACAGCGCCCCCCCAAACCCCTGTGGCGGGAATATGGCGAAGCTCTGTTCGTCGCGCTCATTTTGGCTCTGGTCATCCGCACCTTTGTGGTGCAGGCATTCAAGATTCCTTCGGAATCCATGGTTAAAACCCTGCTTGTGGGCGATCACCTGCTGGCAAGCAAGTTTTCCTACGGCGTCAAGATTCCCTTTACCCACTCCTACATTTACAAGGGGAGCGATCCGGTCAAGGGCGACATTATCATTTTTGAATACCCCAATGATCCCAGCGTGGACTACATCAAGCGCATCATTGGTACGCCCGGCGACACCATTGAGGTGCGCAACAAACAGTTGTTCCGCAACGGCGAGCCGGTAAAGGAATCCTACATTCGCTTTACGGAGCCTGACCGCATCCAGCCGGTGCGCGACAATTTCGGCCCGATCACCGTACCCGCAGACAAGTATTTTGTCATGGGCGATAACCGCGACAACTCGATGGATTCGCGCTTTTGGGGCCTTGTGGACCGTAGCGCCATACGCGCCAAAGCCTGGCGCATCTATTGGTCGTGGGGCGGTCTGGGCGATATCCGCTGGGATCGCATCGGCAAGGCCGTGCAATAG
- a CDS encoding NCS2 family permease: protein MGILEKMFNPAARGSTVRREMLAGLTSFMAMCYLIFVVPGMLADAGMPKDSAVAATIWITVIATLIMGLWAKFPVGVAPGLGITAFFAYYVCGPAGYTWQTGLGAVFISGVVFLLLTVTKVRQLIINAVPMDLKYAIVVGIGAFIAFIGMKSCGLVAASPATFVTLGNLGDPKTLLSVAGIFLIGALLSLRVPGAMIIGIVVIAAAGMMLGVSQMPQGSIFNAALPLPTETFMAMDLKGALHHGLISIIFTLTMVDLFDNMGVLIGLSQKAGFIREDGHIENLDKALISDSIATMSSAVMGATTATSYLESAAGVAEGGRTGLTAVTIAVLFFLTLFFAPLVSMVPAYATAPVLIIVGAMMMQEVGRIKFKDFTVALPAFLTIISMPLTFNIATGFGFGFVSWVGIKVLSGRFKDLNVVMLIIALCFVVNFALRLQ from the coding sequence ATGGGCATACTGGAAAAAATGTTTAATCCTGCGGCCAGAGGCAGCACGGTCCGGCGTGAAATGCTGGCCGGACTCACCAGCTTTATGGCCATGTGCTATCTGATTTTTGTGGTTCCCGGCATGCTTGCTGACGCCGGTATGCCCAAGGATTCCGCCGTGGCGGCCACCATCTGGATTACCGTCATCGCCACGCTGATCATGGGCCTGTGGGCCAAGTTCCCCGTGGGCGTCGCGCCCGGCCTCGGCATCACGGCCTTTTTTGCGTACTACGTTTGCGGCCCGGCGGGCTATACATGGCAGACCGGCCTCGGCGCTGTGTTTATCTCCGGCGTGGTCTTTCTGCTGCTTACCGTCACCAAGGTGCGCCAGCTTATCATCAATGCCGTCCCAATGGATCTCAAGTACGCCATTGTTGTGGGTATTGGCGCATTCATCGCCTTTATCGGCATGAAGAGCTGTGGCCTTGTGGCCGCCAGCCCCGCCACCTTTGTGACGCTGGGCAACCTTGGCGATCCCAAGACCCTGCTTTCTGTGGCAGGCATTTTCCTCATCGGCGCACTGCTTTCCCTGCGCGTGCCCGGCGCCATGATCATCGGCATTGTGGTTATTGCCGCCGCTGGTATGATGCTTGGCGTGTCGCAGATGCCGCAGGGCAGCATTTTCAACGCCGCCCTGCCCCTGCCTACCGAGACCTTCATGGCGATGGATCTCAAGGGCGCGCTGCACCACGGCCTGATCTCCATCATCTTTACCCTGACCATGGTTGACCTGTTCGACAACATGGGCGTGCTGATCGGCCTTTCGCAGAAGGCCGGATTCATCCGTGAAGACGGCCACATCGAAAATCTGGACAAGGCCCTGATTTCCGACTCCATTGCCACCATGTCCAGCGCCGTCATGGGCGCGACCACCGCCACCAGCTATCTGGAAAGCGCCGCAGGCGTGGCCGAGGGCGGCCGCACCGGCCTGACAGCCGTGACCATTGCCGTGCTCTTTTTCCTCACCCTGTTCTTTGCGCCGCTGGTGAGTATGGTGCCTGCCTATGCCACGGCCCCGGTGCTGATCATCGTGGGCGCCATGATGATGCAGGAAGTGGGGCGCATCAAGTTCAAGGACTTTACCGTTGCCTTGCCCGCCTTTTTGACCATCATCAGCATGCCGCTTACCTTCAACATCGCCACGGGTTTTGGCTTTGGCTTTGTGAGCTGGGTCGGCATCAAGGTGCTTTCTGGGCGTTTCAAGGATCTTAACGTGGTGATGCTGATCATTGCCCTGTGCTTTGTGGTCAACTTTGCCCTGCGCCTTCAGTAG
- a CDS encoding MarC family protein produces the protein MEFFTEVVGTSIKIYALMTPPAVLSAFISGTKGFDKKQKSRVAAKASAAIFLIGVTLFLFGPHLFSLFGFTLDAFRIGAGVLLFLTAVSLMNDDGKDALSGKEGDISVVPLAIPLGMGPASIGAVMVMGASATEMHQVLVGVFSLLAAAFGMFVLLRMADGVVRALHRTGIAVLSKLTGLLLAAIAAQVIFTGIRAFLG, from the coding sequence ATGGAATTTTTTACTGAAGTTGTGGGCACGAGCATCAAAATTTATGCGCTCATGACGCCCCCTGCGGTGCTGAGCGCCTTTATCAGCGGCACCAAGGGCTTTGACAAAAAACAGAAATCCAGGGTGGCCGCCAAAGCCTCTGCGGCCATCTTTCTTATCGGCGTAACGCTGTTCCTGTTTGGCCCGCACCTGTTTTCGCTCTTCGGTTTCACGCTTGACGCCTTCCGTATCGGCGCAGGCGTGCTGCTTTTTCTTACGGCAGTTTCCCTCATGAACGATGACGGCAAGGACGCGCTTTCCGGCAAGGAGGGCGACATCAGCGTTGTGCCGCTGGCCATACCGCTTGGCATGGGGCCTGCCTCCATCGGCGCGGTGATGGTCATGGGCGCGTCCGCCACAGAGATGCACCAGGTGCTGGTGGGCGTTTTTTCGCTGCTGGCCGCGGCCTTTGGCATGTTTGTGCTGTTGCGCATGGCCGATGGCGTGGTGCGCGCCCTGCACCGCACGGGCATTGCCGTGCTGTCCAAGTTGACGGGGCTTCTGCTGGCAGCCATTGCGGCGCAGGTGATCTTTACGGGTATACGAGCCTTTCTGGGGTAG
- the epsC gene encoding serine O-acetyltransferase EpsC codes for MNKKQDITTTGMPLIDSVVERLCREDSLSTVWHRSGQGAPMPSLPVLSEILERLRAAIFPGYFGAATVRRESMRYHLAANLDSIHRLLGEQIVRGFCFSCEGLGIPCTSCETEGQQAALAFMDSLPEIRRLLAGDAKAAYEGDPAATSPGETIFCYPSLRAMFHHRIAHELYKLKVPVIPRIISEMAHGTTGIDIHPGAAIGEEFFIDHGTGVVIGETCIIGRNCRLYQGVTLGALSFPKNADGTLTKGNPRHPILCDNVTVYAGATILGRVTVGKGAVIGGNVWITQDVQAGARITQEKPRD; via the coding sequence ATGAACAAAAAGCAGGACATCACCACGACCGGCATGCCCCTCATAGACAGCGTTGTTGAACGCCTCTGCCGAGAAGATTCGCTCAGCACCGTGTGGCACCGCTCGGGGCAGGGCGCGCCCATGCCATCTTTGCCGGTGCTTTCCGAAATACTTGAGCGCCTGCGCGCGGCTATCTTTCCCGGCTATTTTGGCGCGGCCACAGTGCGGCGCGAATCCATGCGCTATCACCTTGCCGCCAACCTGGACAGCATCCACCGTCTGCTGGGCGAGCAGATCGTGCGCGGCTTCTGCTTTAGCTGCGAGGGGCTGGGCATCCCCTGCACCTCGTGCGAAACAGAGGGCCAGCAGGCCGCTTTGGCCTTTATGGACAGCCTGCCGGAAATACGCCGTTTGCTGGCGGGCGACGCCAAGGCCGCCTATGAGGGAGACCCTGCGGCCACCAGCCCCGGCGAGACCATTTTTTGCTACCCTTCGCTGCGGGCCATGTTTCACCACCGCATCGCTCACGAACTTTATAAGCTCAAGGTGCCGGTCATTCCGCGCATCATTTCTGAAATGGCCCACGGCACAACGGGTATCGACATCCATCCCGGTGCGGCCATTGGCGAGGAATTTTTCATCGACCACGGCACAGGCGTGGTTATTGGCGAAACCTGCATCATTGGGCGTAACTGCCGCCTGTATCAGGGTGTGACCCTGGGCGCGCTCTCCTTTCCCAAGAATGCGGACGGAACCCTCACCAAGGGCAATCCCCGGCACCCCATACTGTGCGATAACGTCACTGTTTACGCCGGGGCCACGATTCTTGGCCGCGTGACAGTTGGCAAGGGGGCCGTCATCGGCGGCAATGTGTGGATTACTCAGGATGTACAGGCGGGTGCCCGCATTACTCAGGAGAAACCCCGTGATTAA